One genomic window of Carassius auratus strain Wakin chromosome 14, ASM336829v1, whole genome shotgun sequence includes the following:
- the LOC113113783 gene encoding translation factor Guf1, mitochondrial-like, whose protein sequence is MMSVFRSHGLFLSFIKRVPDIKICRVRHRSQGCMSTCTVIRHRWMKGSCWNIGPVREVSSNASEKESLDMSKFPVERIRNFSIIAHIDHGKSTLADRLLEITGAIAKTASNKQVLDKLQVERERGITVKAQTASLFYQRDGQTYLLNLIDTPGHVDFSYEVKRSISACQGVLLIVDANQGIQAQTVANFYLAFEAQLTIIPVINKIDLKNADPERVEKQIEKVFDIPKEECIRISAKLGTNVDQVLQEVVQRIPPPTARVEDSFKALVFDSTFDHYRGVVANIALFGGRVSRGDKIVSAHLGKSYEVNELGLLRPDEHPTETLYAGQVGYVIAGMKEVKEAQIGDTLYLQKQPVEPLPGFKPAKAMVFAGMYPMDQSEYTALRSAVEKLTLNDSSVTVQRDSSLALGAGWRLGFLGLLHMEVFNQRLEQEYNASVIVTAPTVPYKAVLASAKLIKEHGEEVITIINPAQFPDKSQVVEYLEPMVMGTIIAPDDFTGKIMTLCQSRRAVQKNMFYIDDHRVMMKYTFPLNEIVMDFYDQLKSMSSGYASFDYEDAGYEAADLIKMDFLLNGRPVEELATIVHKDKAYSAGKAICERLKESIPRQMFEIAVQAAIGSKIIARETIKAYRKNVLAKCYGGDITRKMKLLKKQAEGKKKMRRIGNIDVPKDAFINVLKRK, encoded by the exons ATGATGTCTGTATTTAGATCCCACGGGCTTTTTCTGTCCTTTATCAAACGCGTTCCTGATATTAAAATCTGCCGCGTTAGACACAGATCTCAGGGCTGCATGAGCACATGTACAGTGATCAGACACAGATGGATGAAAGGCTCCTGTTGGAACATCGGTCCTGTCAGAGAAGTCAGCTCTAATGCATCTGAGAAG GAGAGTCTCGACATGTCAAAGTTTCCAGTGGAGAGGATTCGAAATTTCAGCATTATTGCTCATATTGATCATGGCAAGAGCACTCTAGCTGACAGACTTCTGGAGATCACCG GTGCCATTGCAAAGACAGCGAGTAACAAGCAGGTGCTGGATAAACTGCAGGTGGAGAGAGAACGAGGAATCACTGTTAAAGCTCAGACTGCGTCTCTCTTTTACCAGCGTGATGGACAGACATATCTGCTCAATCTCATCGACACACCT ggCCATGTTGACTTCAGCTATGAAGTTAAACGTTCCATATCTGCTTGCCAAGGAGTTCTGCTCATTGTAGATGCAAATCAG GGAATTCAAGCGCAAACAGTTGCCAATTTCTACCTGGCATTTGAGGCTCAACTCACAATCATCCCTGTGATAAACAAG ATTGATTTGAAAAACGCTGATCCAGAGCGAGTTGAGAAACAGATTGAAAAGGTTTTTGATATTCCCAAGGAAGAGTGTATCAGG ATCTCTGCAAAATTGGGCACAAACGTGGACCAAGTTCTCCAAGAAGTGGTGCAAAGGATTCCTCC TCCGACAGCGAGAGTGGAAGATTCATTTAAAGCCCTTGTCTTTGACTCCACTTTCGACCATTACAGAGGAGTAGTGGCCAACATCGCTCTGTTTGGTGGACGTGTGTCCAGAGGAGACAAGATAGTCTCTGCCCACCTGGGGAAGTCATATGAGGTCAATGAGCTGGGCCTTCTGAGACCCGACGAACACCCAACAGAAACACT GTATGCAGGGCAGGTGGGTTACGTGATCGCAGGGATGAAAGAAGTGAAGGAGGCTCAGATTGGAGACACACTTTACCTCCAAAAACAGCCTGTGGAGCCGCTGCCAGGGTTCAAACCGGCTAAAGCCATGGTCTTTGCAG GCATGTATCCCATGGACCAGTCAGAATACACAGCCCTGCGCAGCGCCGTGGAGAAACTGACGCTAAACGACTCAAGTGTGACGGTTCAAAGGGACAGCAGTTTAGCTCTGGGAGCTGGAtggag GCTGGGATTTCTGGGCTTGCTGCATATGGAGGTGTTTAACCAGCGTTTAGAGCAGGAGTACAATGCATCTGTCATAGTAACAGCTCCGACTGTACCCTACAAGGCTGTGCTAGCATCTGCCAAACTCATAAAG GAACACGGTGAAGAAGTGATCACCATCATCAATCCTGCTCAGTTCCCTGATAAGTCACAGGTCGTGGAGTATCTGGAACCCATGGTGATGGGAACCATCATCGCTCCGGACGACTTCACTGGGAAGATCATGACCCTGTGTCAG AGCCGCAGGGCCGTTCAGAAGAATATGTTCTACATCGATGACCATCGGGTGATGATGAAGTATACTTTCCCTCTAAATGAAATTGTAATGGACTTTTACGACCAGCTGAAATCCATGTCATCAGGATACGCCAG CTTTGATTACGAGGATGCTGGTTATGAGGCCGCTGATCTGATTAAAATGGACTTCCTCCTCAATGGGCGGCCAGTGGAAGAACTCGCCACTATCGTTCATAA AGACAAAGCGTACAGTGCAGGTAAAGCCATATGTGAGAGACTGAAGGAGTCCATCCCCAGACAGATGTTTGAGATTGCAGTGCAAGCAGCCATCGGCAGCAAGATCATCGCTCGAGAAAC AATAAAAGCATATCGAAAGAATGTTCTCGCAAAATGT TACGGTGGTGACATTACACGAAAAATGAAGCTGCTAAAGAAGCAGGCTGAGGGAAAGAAGAAAATGCGCCGCATTGGCAACATCGACGTCCCAAAAGACGCTTTCATCAACGTTCTTAAACGGAAGTAG
- the LOC113113784 gene encoding glucosamine-6-phosphate isomerase 2 — MRLVILDDYDLASEWAAKYIRNRIIQFKPTADRYFTLGLPTGSTPLGCYRKLIEYHKNGDLSFKYVKTFNMDEYVGLPRDHPESYHSYMWNNFFKHIDIEPQHTHILDGNASDLQAECEAFEQQITAAGGIELFVGGIGPDGHIAFNEPGSSLVSRTRVKTLAKDTIVANARFFGNDLSKVPTMTLTVGVGTVMDAREVMILITGAHKAFALYKAIEEGVNHMWTVSAFQQHPRTIFICDEDATLELRVKTVKYFKGLMHVHNQLVEPMLSVKDYID, encoded by the exons ATGAGACTTGTGATTCTGGACGACTATGATCTGGCCAGCGAATGGGCTGCAAAGTACATTCGCAACCGGATCATCCAGTTCAAACCCACCGCTGACCGCTACTTCACTTTAGGACTCCCAACAG GTAGCACACCCCTCGGCTGCTATAGAAAGCTGATCGAATACCACAAGAATGGAGACCTGTCCTTCAAATACGTGAAGACCTTTAACATGGATGAGTATGTGG GTCTGCCCAGGGATCATCCCGAGAGCTATCACTCCTACATGTGGAATAACTTCTTTAAGCACATCGACATCGAGCCCCAGCACACTCATATACTGGACGGCAACGCCAGCGACCTGCAGGCCGAGTGTGAAGCCTTTGAGCAGCAGATCACTGCTGCTGGTGGAATTGAGCTGTTTGTGGGAG GCATTGGTCCGGATGGGCACATTGCCTTTAATGAGCCCGGCTCCAGTCTTGTGTCCAGGACCAGAGTGAAGACCCTGGCCAAAGACACCATAGTAGCCAATGCTCGTTTCTTTGGGAACGATCTTTCCAAAGTGCCCACCATGACTCTCACTGTTGGAGTAGGAACAGTGATGGACGCCAGAGAG GTCATGATTCTGATCACCGGGGCGCATAAGGCCTTTGCCCTGTATAAAGCCATCGAGGAAGGTGTGAACCACATGTGGACGGTATCTGCCTTCCAACAGCATCCACGAACCATTTTTATTTGCGATGAAGATGCGACACTGGAACTCAGGGTCAAAACTGTGAAGTATTTCAAAG GGCTGATGCACGTCCACAATCAGCTAGTTGAGCCGATGCTCAGCGTCAAGGACTACATTGACTGA